A single region of the Streptomyces sp. ITFR-16 genome encodes:
- a CDS encoding TetR/AcrR family transcriptional regulator yields MSEARAEGSGDTGATEATGAAGAARAAGAAKSPERRTGTGRKAGGGEDAPAQARPRRRQARGEARIAQLLKAAANVFCTTGYTAASTNAIAREAGVSPGTLYQFFPNKEAIAVELGDQLLTRWRETYGAAFLADHLELPLDRMLDATLDPLIAFNCENPAFTVLIHGSEIPGAVTQDHDAVHTTMLSRVEAVLAGYLPDTPPAEVARVATMIFTLFKAALDVIMAHEGEEREAYIRELKTILHRYLEPMIGDRAAGSLPASAPSNGG; encoded by the coding sequence GTGTCGGAGGCCAGAGCGGAAGGCTCCGGGGACACCGGAGCCACGGAAGCCACCGGAGCGGCCGGAGCCGCACGCGCCGCCGGGGCCGCGAAGAGCCCCGAGCGCCGCACCGGGACCGGACGGAAGGCCGGGGGCGGAGAGGACGCGCCCGCGCAGGCCCGGCCGAGGCGGCGCCAGGCCCGCGGCGAGGCCCGCATCGCCCAGCTCCTCAAGGCCGCGGCCAACGTCTTCTGCACGACGGGCTACACGGCGGCGAGCACCAACGCCATCGCCCGCGAGGCCGGGGTCTCGCCCGGCACGCTCTACCAGTTCTTCCCGAACAAGGAGGCCATCGCGGTCGAGCTGGGCGACCAGCTGCTGACCCGCTGGCGGGAGACCTACGGGGCGGCCTTCCTGGCCGACCATCTCGAACTGCCCCTCGACCGGATGCTCGACGCCACCCTCGACCCGCTGATCGCGTTCAACTGCGAGAATCCGGCCTTCACGGTCCTGATACACGGCTCCGAGATCCCCGGGGCGGTCACCCAGGACCACGACGCGGTGCACACGACGATGCTCTCCCGCGTCGAGGCGGTTCTCGCCGGATACCTGCCGGACACCCCTCCCGCCGAGGTCGCCCGGGTCGCCACCATGATCTTCACCCTCTTCAAGGCGGCACTGGACGTGATCATGGCGCACGAGGGCGAGGAGCGGGAGGCGTACATCCGGGAGCTGAAGACGATCCTCCACCGCTACCTCGAACCGATGATCGGCGACCGCGCCGCGGGGTCCCTCCCGGCGAGCGCACCCTCGAATGGCGGATAG
- a CDS encoding heavy metal translocating P-type ATPase has protein sequence MHSATEAETPAAESSEAEFTIGGMTCASCAARVEKKLNRMDGVTATVNYATEKARVSFGPGTGVADLIATVEKTGYTARPVHRAAPAPPAPAPPGPPPTRPAPATTDAPSASGTLRAPQAPQAPQALQAPETPRAPHTADAARASRTPQTRPAANTPGDNSDAPDTALASLRQRLTVSAVLAAPVVVLAMIPALQFDNWQWLSLTLAAPVVIWGGLPFHRAAWTNLRHGAATMDTLVSVGTLAAFGWSLWALFLGDAGMPGMRHGFDLTASRSEASSTIYLEVAAGVVTFILLGRYLEARSKRKAGAALRALLHLGVKDVAVLRDGTEVRIPVDGLAVGDRFVVRPGEKIATDGLVVEGSSAVDASMLTGESVPVDVGAGDGVTGATVNVSGRLVVEATRVGADTQLARMARLVEDAQNGKAQVQRLADRISAVFVPVVLVIALVTLVVWLLVTDDVTAAFTAAVAVLIIACPCALGLATPTALMVGTGRGAQLGILIKGPEVLETTRRIDTIVLDKTGTVTTGRMTLQTIHTTPGTTEHDTLRLAGALEHASEHPIAQAIATAATDLTGTPHPTPEDFTNIPGLGVQGIVEGHTVLVGRLRLLTDAGIEVPDALAATVTDAASQGRTAVMVAWDGEARGVLEVADAVRESSAKAVADLRRLGLTPVLLTGDHRAVAESVARAVGIDEVRAEVLPEEKAHVIRGLQAQGRAVAMVGDGVNDAAALATADLGLAMGTGTDAAIEASDLTLVRGDLKVTADAIRLSRRTLTTIRGNLFWAFGYNVAALPLAAFGLLSPMIAGAAMAFSSVFVVTNSLRLRSFT, from the coding sequence ATGCACAGCGCAACAGAGGCCGAAACCCCGGCAGCGGAGAGCTCGGAAGCCGAGTTCACGATCGGCGGGATGACCTGCGCCTCCTGCGCGGCCCGCGTCGAGAAGAAGCTGAACCGGATGGACGGGGTCACCGCCACCGTCAACTACGCGACCGAGAAGGCGCGGGTCTCCTTCGGGCCGGGGACCGGTGTCGCGGACCTGATCGCCACCGTCGAGAAGACGGGCTACACGGCCCGCCCCGTGCACCGCGCCGCGCCGGCACCGCCCGCCCCCGCGCCACCCGGTCCGCCGCCCACGCGCCCCGCACCGGCCACCACGGACGCCCCGAGCGCTTCGGGCACCCTTCGAGCCCCGCAGGCACCGCAAGCCCCGCAGGCACTGCAGGCCCCGGAAACGCCACGCGCACCGCACACCGCGGACGCCGCACGCGCGTCACGCACTCCGCAGACCCGGCCCGCCGCAAACACCCCCGGCGACAATTCAGACGCCCCCGACACCGCCCTCGCCTCCCTGCGGCAGCGGCTCACCGTCTCCGCCGTCCTCGCCGCCCCGGTCGTCGTACTGGCGATGATCCCGGCCCTCCAGTTCGACAACTGGCAGTGGCTCTCGCTCACCCTCGCCGCCCCCGTCGTGATCTGGGGCGGGCTGCCCTTCCACCGCGCCGCCTGGACCAATCTGCGGCACGGCGCGGCCACCATGGACACGCTCGTCTCCGTCGGCACCCTCGCCGCCTTCGGCTGGTCGCTGTGGGCGCTGTTCCTCGGGGACGCCGGAATGCCCGGCATGCGGCACGGCTTCGACCTCACGGCCTCCCGCTCGGAGGCTTCGTCGACCATCTATCTGGAGGTCGCGGCGGGCGTCGTCACCTTCATCCTGCTGGGCCGCTATCTGGAGGCGAGGTCCAAGCGGAAGGCGGGTGCCGCCCTGCGGGCGCTGCTGCACCTGGGCGTCAAGGACGTCGCGGTGCTGCGCGACGGCACCGAGGTGCGCATCCCGGTCGACGGCCTCGCCGTCGGCGACCGCTTCGTCGTGCGCCCCGGCGAGAAGATCGCCACGGACGGGCTCGTCGTCGAGGGCAGCTCGGCGGTGGACGCGTCCATGCTCACCGGCGAGTCCGTCCCCGTGGACGTGGGCGCCGGCGACGGGGTCACCGGCGCCACCGTGAACGTCTCCGGCCGGCTCGTCGTCGAGGCGACCCGCGTCGGCGCCGACACCCAGCTCGCCAGGATGGCCCGGCTCGTCGAGGACGCGCAGAACGGCAAGGCCCAGGTACAGCGGCTGGCCGACCGGATCTCGGCGGTCTTCGTCCCCGTGGTCCTGGTGATCGCCCTGGTCACCCTGGTCGTGTGGCTGCTGGTCACGGACGACGTGACGGCGGCGTTCACGGCGGCCGTCGCCGTCCTGATCATCGCCTGCCCCTGCGCCCTCGGACTCGCCACCCCGACCGCCCTCATGGTCGGCACAGGACGCGGCGCCCAGCTCGGCATCCTCATCAAAGGCCCCGAAGTCCTGGAGACCACCCGCCGCATCGACACCATCGTGCTGGACAAGACCGGCACCGTCACCACCGGCCGCATGACCCTCCAGACCATCCACACCACACCCGGCACCACCGAACACGACACACTCCGCCTCGCCGGCGCCCTCGAACACGCCTCCGAACACCCCATCGCCCAAGCCATCGCCACCGCAGCCACCGACCTCACCGGCACACCCCACCCCACCCCCGAGGACTTCACCAACATCCCCGGGCTCGGCGTCCAGGGCATCGTCGAGGGCCACACCGTGCTCGTCGGGCGGCTCCGGCTGCTGACCGACGCCGGAATCGAGGTTCCGGACGCTCTGGCCGCCACTGTGACGGACGCCGCATCCCAGGGACGTACCGCCGTCATGGTCGCCTGGGACGGCGAGGCACGGGGTGTCCTCGAAGTCGCCGACGCCGTCAGGGAGTCCAGCGCAAAGGCCGTCGCCGACCTCCGCCGGCTCGGTCTGACCCCCGTCCTGCTGACCGGTGACCACCGGGCCGTGGCGGAATCGGTGGCCCGCGCGGTCGGCATCGACGAGGTGCGCGCCGAGGTGCTGCCCGAGGAGAAGGCGCACGTCATCCGGGGTCTGCAGGCTCAGGGGCGGGCGGTCGCCATGGTCGGGGACGGGGTCAACGACGCCGCCGCGCTGGCCACCGCGGACCTCGGCCTGGCGATGGGGACCGGCACCGACGCCGCGATCGAGGCGAGCGATCTGACGCTGGTTCGTGGAGATCTGAAGGTGACCGCCGACGCCATCCGTCTCTCCCGCCGCACCCTCACCACCATCAGGGGCAACCTTTTCTGGGCATTCGGCTACAACGTTGCTGCTCTACCCCTTGCGGCATTTGGCCTGCTCAGCCCTATGATTGCAGGAGCGGCGATGGCGTTCTCATCTGTCTTCGTCGTGACGAACAGCCTGCGCCTGCGGTCCTTCACGTAA
- a CDS encoding ATP-dependent RecD-like DNA helicase: MSSTPSTSSTPNLAVLEGVLERITYANEENGYTVARVDTGRGSNDLLTVVGSLLGAQPGESLRMEGRWGSHSQYGKQFTVENYTTILPATIQGIRRYLGSGLIKGIGPVMADRITTHFGVDTLDIIEQQPKRLVEVPGLGPKRTKMIAAAWEEQKAIKEVMVFLQGVGVSTSIAVRIYKKYEDASISVVKNQPYRLAADVWGIGFLTADKIAQAVGIPHDSPERVKAGLQYALSQSTDQGHCFLPEERLIADAVKLLQVDTGLVIECLAELAEDPEGVVREKVPSPEGGEPVTAVYLVPFHRAEIALAAQVRRLLRTPEERMPAFGGVDWDKALKWLAGRTGASLAPEQEAAVRLALSRKVAVLTGGPGCGKSFTVRSIVELARAKKAKVVLAAPTGRAAKRLSELTGAEASTVHRLLELKPGGDAAYDRDRPLDADLVVVDEASMLDLLLANKLVKAVAPGAHLLLVGDVDQLPSVGAGEVLRDLLADGGPVPAVRLTTIFRQAQQSGVVTNAHRINSGIPPLTQGLSDFFLFVADETEDAGVLAVDVAARRIPAKFGLNPRRDVQVLAPMHRGPAGAGHLNGLLQQAITPGRPDLPEKRFGGRVFRVGDKVTQIRNNYDKGENGVFNGTVGVVTALDVDEQKLTVLTDEDEEIGYDFDELDELAHAYAMTIHRSQGSEYPAVVIPVTKSAWMMLQRNLLYTAVTRAKKLVVLVGSRQAIGQAVRTVSAGRRCTALDYRLRGGVEGGSAEKMIDQIGGKHHGGLPQPQSRGQDE; this comes from the coding sequence ATGTCCTCCACGCCTTCCACGTCCTCCACACCGAACCTGGCCGTCCTGGAAGGCGTGCTCGAACGGATCACGTACGCCAACGAGGAGAACGGGTACACGGTCGCGCGCGTCGACACCGGGCGGGGGAGCAACGACCTGCTGACCGTCGTCGGCTCGCTGCTCGGGGCGCAGCCCGGGGAGTCGCTGCGGATGGAAGGGCGTTGGGGCTCGCACTCCCAGTACGGCAAGCAGTTCACCGTCGAGAACTACACGACGATCCTCCCCGCCACCATCCAGGGCATCCGCCGCTACCTCGGTTCCGGTCTGATCAAGGGCATCGGCCCCGTCATGGCCGACCGGATCACCACCCACTTCGGCGTCGACACCCTCGACATCATCGAGCAGCAGCCGAAGAGGCTCGTGGAGGTCCCCGGCCTCGGTCCGAAGCGGACGAAGATGATCGCCGCCGCCTGGGAGGAGCAGAAGGCGATCAAGGAGGTCATGGTCTTCCTCCAGGGCGTCGGTGTCTCGACCTCGATCGCCGTCCGCATCTACAAGAAGTACGAGGACGCCTCGATCTCCGTCGTGAAGAACCAGCCCTACCGGCTGGCCGCCGACGTCTGGGGCATCGGCTTCCTCACCGCCGACAAGATCGCCCAGGCGGTCGGCATCCCGCACGACAGCCCGGAACGGGTCAAGGCCGGGCTCCAGTACGCGCTGTCGCAGTCCACGGACCAGGGCCACTGCTTCCTGCCCGAGGAGCGGCTGATCGCGGACGCGGTGAAGCTGCTCCAGGTGGACACCGGGCTTGTCATCGAGTGCCTCGCCGAACTGGCCGAGGACCCGGAGGGCGTCGTACGGGAGAAGGTGCCCTCGCCCGAGGGCGGCGAGCCGGTCACCGCCGTCTATCTGGTGCCCTTCCACCGGGCCGAGATCGCGCTCGCCGCCCAGGTGCGGCGGCTGCTGCGGACGCCGGAGGAGCGGATGCCGGCCTTCGGGGGCGTGGACTGGGACAAGGCCCTGAAGTGGCTCGCGGGCCGTACCGGCGCGAGCCTGGCGCCCGAGCAGGAGGCCGCCGTGCGCCTCGCGCTCAGCCGGAAGGTCGCCGTGCTGACGGGCGGGCCGGGCTGCGGGAAGTCGTTCACTGTCCGGTCCATCGTGGAGCTGGCGCGCGCCAAGAAGGCCAAGGTGGTGCTGGCCGCGCCGACCGGGCGGGCGGCCAAGCGGCTCTCCGAGCTGACGGGGGCCGAGGCCTCCACCGTGCACCGGCTGCTCGAACTGAAACCGGGCGGCGACGCGGCGTACGACCGGGACCGCCCGCTGGACGCCGATCTGGTCGTCGTGGACGAGGCGTCGATGCTCGATCTGCTGCTCGCCAACAAGCTCGTCAAGGCGGTGGCACCCGGTGCCCATCTGCTGCTCGTCGGGGACGTGGACCAGCTGCCGTCGGTCGGCGCGGGGGAGGTGCTGCGGGATCTGCTGGCCGACGGCGGGCCCGTCCCGGCGGTCCGGCTGACCACCATTTTCCGCCAGGCCCAGCAGTCCGGCGTCGTCACCAACGCCCACCGGATCAACTCCGGTATCCCGCCGCTCACCCAGGGGCTCAGCGACTTCTTCCTCTTCGTGGCGGACGAGACGGAGGACGCCGGGGTGCTCGCGGTGGACGTGGCGGCCCGCCGTATCCCGGCCAAGTTCGGACTGAACCCGCGCCGCGACGTCCAGGTGCTGGCCCCGATGCACCGTGGCCCGGCCGGTGCGGGCCATCTCAACGGTCTGCTCCAGCAGGCGATCACGCCCGGCCGCCCGGATTTGCCCGAGAAGCGGTTCGGCGGCCGGGTGTTCCGGGTGGGCGACAAGGTCACCCAGATCCGCAACAACTACGACAAGGGCGAGAACGGCGTCTTCAACGGCACCGTCGGCGTGGTCACCGCCCTCGACGTCGACGAACAGAAGCTGACCGTGCTCACGGACGAGGACGAGGAGATCGGCTACGACTTCGACGAGCTCGACGAGCTGGCGCACGCGTACGCCATGACGATCCACCGCTCCCAGGGCAGCGAGTACCCGGCAGTCGTCATCCCCGTGACGAAGAGCGCCTGGATGATGCTCCAGCGGAACCTGCTCTACACGGCTGTGACGCGGGCGAAGAAGCTCGTCGTCCTGGTCGGCTCGCGGCAGGCGATCGGGCAGGCGGTCCGCACGGTTTCCGCAGGCAGGCGTTGCACAGCGCTGGATTACCGGCTGCGGGGAGGTGTGGAAGGAGGATCTGCCGAAAAAATGATCGATCAAATCGGTGGGAAACATCACGGAGGTCTTCCGCAACCGCAGTCAAGGGGGCAGGATGAATAA
- a CDS encoding MMPL family transporter yields the protein MPQVNSPQRLGGWTRFVTARPRLTLLAALVITVLAVFAGSGVADRMGSGGWQAPDAESTYATKALEREFPASQPNLLLLVDSGTASVDDPAVAAEAARLTERLAAEKDVVGVGSYWQDKAPALRAEDGRQALIAARIEGDDKATGEVLDRIAPAYRGAHGPVDVSIGGPVAVQHEMQTIIQDDLLRAEMIALPVTLLLLVMVFGSAIAALLPLGVGIVAILGTNAVLRGITEFTDVSVFAQNLTTALGLGLAIDYALFIVRRFREELASGAGTREAVGATLRTAGRTVLFSALTVAVSLAAMLVFPQYFLRSFAYAGIAVVLLAAAAALILLPAALMLLGPRVNSLDLRKLLRRGRGKPRTEEGAGGIGSGEGGAVADGAGKGWGRLSALVMRRAPVFAVATSVGLVLLGLPFLGVKFGTADDRQLPAAAESHVVQQHLRDGFPGSPGGGLDVLAEGDATPAQLAEYRGRIAGLPGVLRVDGPAVEGESAYFSVLGDGEPVGEQAQRLVKDLRAEPAPFDTSVTGTAAVLVDSKAAIADRLPWAVGIIAVVTLLLVFLLTGSVLIPVQAVVLNALSLTAMFGAVVWVFQDGHLSGLLSFTSTGDIETTLPVLMFCVAFGLSMDYGVFLLSRIKEEYDRTGDHEHAVGFGLRHTGGLITAAAVILAVVMVAIGTSRVTNTKMLGLGIALAVLMDAMVVRSLLVPSVMKLMGRASWWAPAPLRAFHRRFGLSEGEAAAHPETPEPPEAPGPAPERDRVTSGA from the coding sequence ATGCCTCAAGTCAACAGCCCGCAGCGCCTCGGGGGCTGGACCCGCTTCGTCACCGCGCGCCCACGGCTCACGCTGCTGGCGGCCCTGGTGATCACCGTGCTCGCGGTCTTCGCGGGCAGCGGGGTGGCCGACCGGATGGGCAGCGGCGGGTGGCAGGCCCCGGACGCCGAGTCGACCTATGCCACCAAGGCGCTGGAGCGCGAGTTCCCCGCCTCCCAGCCCAACCTCCTGCTGCTCGTCGACAGCGGCACCGCCTCGGTCGACGACCCTGCCGTGGCCGCCGAGGCGGCCCGCCTGACCGAGCGGCTGGCCGCCGAGAAGGACGTCGTCGGCGTCGGCTCGTACTGGCAGGACAAGGCGCCCGCCCTGCGCGCCGAGGACGGCAGGCAGGCCCTCATCGCCGCCCGGATCGAGGGGGACGACAAGGCGACCGGGGAGGTGCTGGACCGGATAGCCCCGGCATACCGAGGGGCGCACGGGCCGGTGGACGTCTCGATCGGCGGGCCCGTGGCCGTGCAGCACGAGATGCAGACGATCATCCAGGACGACCTGCTGAGAGCCGAGATGATCGCGCTGCCGGTCACCCTGCTGCTGCTCGTGATGGTCTTCGGCAGCGCGATCGCCGCCCTGCTGCCCCTGGGCGTCGGCATCGTCGCCATCCTCGGGACCAACGCCGTGCTGCGCGGCATCACGGAGTTCACCGATGTCTCGGTCTTCGCCCAGAACCTCACCACGGCACTCGGCCTCGGACTCGCCATCGACTACGCCCTGTTCATCGTGCGCCGGTTCCGCGAGGAGCTGGCCTCGGGCGCGGGGACACGGGAGGCGGTGGGGGCGACCTTGCGCACGGCCGGGCGGACGGTGCTGTTCTCCGCGCTGACCGTCGCGGTCTCGCTCGCCGCGATGCTGGTCTTCCCGCAGTACTTCCTGCGCTCCTTCGCCTACGCGGGGATCGCCGTGGTGCTGCTGGCCGCCGCTGCCGCGCTGATCCTGCTGCCGGCCGCGCTGATGCTCCTCGGCCCCCGGGTCAACTCCCTGGACCTGCGCAAGCTCCTGCGGCGGGGGCGCGGCAAGCCGCGCACCGAGGAGGGGGCCGGCGGGATCGGGTCCGGCGAGGGCGGGGCCGTTGCGGACGGGGCCGGCAAGGGGTGGGGCCGGCTCTCGGCCCTGGTGATGCGCAGGGCACCGGTGTTCGCGGTCGCCACGAGCGTGGGCCTGGTGCTGCTCGGACTGCCCTTCCTCGGAGTCAAGTTCGGTACGGCGGACGACCGCCAGCTCCCGGCCGCCGCCGAGTCGCATGTGGTGCAGCAGCACCTCAGGGACGGCTTCCCCGGCAGCCCCGGCGGGGGCCTCGACGTTCTCGCCGAGGGCGACGCGACCCCCGCCCAGCTCGCCGAGTACCGGGGCCGGATCGCCGGCCTGCCCGGGGTGCTGCGGGTGGACGGCCCGGCCGTCGAGGGGGAGTCCGCCTACTTCAGCGTGCTGGGGGACGGGGAGCCGGTGGGCGAGCAGGCGCAGCGTCTTGTGAAGGATCTGCGTGCCGAGCCCGCCCCCTTCGACACCTCCGTGACCGGGACGGCCGCCGTGCTGGTCGACTCGAAGGCCGCCATAGCCGACCGGCTGCCCTGGGCGGTGGGCATCATCGCCGTCGTCACCCTGCTGCTGGTCTTCCTGCTGACCGGAAGCGTGCTGATCCCGGTCCAGGCCGTCGTGCTCAACGCCCTGAGTCTCACGGCGATGTTCGGAGCGGTCGTCTGGGTCTTCCAGGACGGGCATCTGTCCGGGCTGCTGTCCTTCACCAGCACCGGGGACATAGAGACGACGCTGCCGGTCCTCATGTTCTGCGTCGCCTTCGGCCTCTCCATGGACTACGGGGTGTTCCTGCTCTCCCGGATCAAGGAGGAGTACGACAGGACCGGCGACCACGAGCACGCGGTGGGCTTCGGGCTGCGGCACACCGGCGGGCTGATCACCGCGGCGGCCGTGATCCTGGCGGTCGTGATGGTGGCCATCGGGACGTCACGGGTGACGAACACCAAGATGCTGGGCCTCGGGATCGCGCTCGCCGTGCTGATGGACGCGATGGTGGTCCGCAGTCTGCTGGTTCCGTCGGTGATGAAGCTGATGGGCCGGGCGAGTTGGTGGGCGCCGGCACCCCTGAGGGCGTTCCACCGCCGCTTCGGCCTCAGCGAGGGCGAGGCGGCGGCCCACCCGGAGACCCCGGAGCCGCCGGAGGCCCCCGGACCCGCGCCCGAGCGGGACAGGGTCACCAGCGGGGCCTGA
- a CDS encoding heavy-metal-associated domain-containing protein, whose amino-acid sequence MTAETQLPQATGSCCSPSGSCHDAGTAAEQGGVTAVYQVTGMTCGHCEGAVSEELSALEGVTSVKAVASTGQVTVVSRTALDDEAVRAAVDEAGYELAGRA is encoded by the coding sequence ATGACCGCCGAGACCCAGCTCCCCCAGGCGACCGGCTCCTGCTGCTCGCCCAGCGGCTCCTGCCACGACGCGGGCACGGCGGCCGAGCAGGGCGGCGTGACCGCGGTCTACCAGGTGACCGGCATGACCTGCGGGCACTGCGAAGGCGCCGTCTCCGAGGAGCTCTCCGCCCTTGAGGGTGTCACCTCGGTGAAGGCCGTGGCGTCCACCGGGCAGGTGACGGTGGTCTCCCGCACCGCCCTGGACGACGAGGCCGTGCGCGCCGCCGTCGACGAGGCGGGCTACGAGCTCGCCGGCCGCGCCTGA
- a CDS encoding MarR family transcriptional regulator gives MTDKALWSYKDIAAHIRVQPDTVRSYRKHGLLPSPDHVESGKPYWYADTIRAWVAARPGNRGRRD, from the coding sequence ATGACGGACAAAGCGCTCTGGTCCTACAAGGACATCGCCGCGCACATCCGGGTGCAGCCGGACACGGTCCGCTCCTATCGCAAACACGGGCTCCTCCCGTCACCGGACCACGTGGAGAGCGGTAAGCCCTATTGGTACGCGGACACCATCCGGGCCTGGGTCGCCGCCCGCCCGGGCAACCGGGGCCGCCGGGACTGA
- a CDS encoding peptidoglycan-binding domain-containing protein has protein sequence MIRQKSPFRRRAGAPAAPGRTAPALALTVPALVTAALVTALAVAPGASADANDVPPAGSSPVCAFYDGDDLTLFGEQGDRVFQVQCMLANRRYLPWEAVDGTFGLVTLDAVRRFQSEHPPLVPDGLVGADTWAALWRGTGTTA, from the coding sequence GTGATCCGTCAGAAGTCGCCGTTCCGCCGGAGGGCCGGAGCCCCGGCCGCCCCCGGCCGCACCGCCCCCGCTCTCGCCCTGACCGTCCCCGCCCTGGTCACCGCCGCCCTGGTCACCGCGCTCGCCGTGGCACCGGGCGCCTCGGCCGACGCGAACGATGTGCCGCCGGCAGGCTCCAGCCCCGTGTGCGCCTTCTACGACGGCGACGACCTGACCCTGTTCGGTGAACAGGGCGACCGCGTCTTCCAGGTGCAGTGCATGCTGGCCAACCGGCGCTATCTGCCGTGGGAGGCGGTGGACGGCACCTTCGGCCTGGTCACCCTCGACGCCGTCCGGCGCTTCCAGTCCGAGCACCCGCCGCTCGTACCGGACGGCCTGGTCGGCGCGGACACCTGGGCCGCCCTCTGGCGCGGGACCGGCACCACCGCGTAA
- a CDS encoding citrate synthase produces MSEHTNNAVVLRYGDGEYTYPVIDSTVGDKGFDIGKLRANTGLVTLDSGYGNTAAYKSAITYLDGEQGILRYRGYPIEQLAERSTFLEVAYTLINGELPKVDELSTFKNEITQHTLLHEDVKRFFDGFPRDAHPMAMLSSVVSALSTFYQDSHNPFDEEQRHLSTIRLLAKLPTIAAYAYKKSIGHPFVYPRNDLGYVENFLRMTFSVPAQEYDLDPVVVSALDKLLILHADHEQNCSTSTVRLVGSSQANMFASISAGISALWGPLHGGANQSVLEMLEGIQANGGDVDSFIRKVKNKEDGVRLMGFGHRVYKSFDPRAKIIKAAAHDVLSALGKSDELLDIALKLEEHALSDEYFVSRNLYPNVDFYTGLIYRAMGFPTEMFTVLFALGRLPGWIAQWHEMIKEPGSRIGRPRQIYTGEVLRDFVPVEGR; encoded by the coding sequence GTGAGCGAGCACACCAACAACGCTGTAGTACTGCGGTACGGCGATGGCGAGTACACCTACCCGGTGATCGACAGCACCGTCGGCGACAAGGGCTTCGACATCGGGAAGCTCCGGGCGAACACCGGTCTGGTGACGCTGGACAGCGGATACGGCAACACCGCTGCCTATAAATCGGCCATCACCTACCTCGATGGCGAGCAGGGCATCCTGCGGTACCGCGGCTACCCGATCGAGCAGCTCGCCGAGCGCTCGACGTTCCTCGAGGTGGCGTACACGCTCATCAACGGTGAGCTTCCGAAGGTCGACGAGCTGTCGACCTTCAAGAACGAGATCACCCAGCACACGCTGCTGCACGAGGACGTCAAGCGCTTCTTCGACGGCTTCCCGCGCGACGCCCACCCGATGGCCATGCTGTCCTCGGTCGTCAGTGCGCTGTCCACGTTCTACCAGGACAGCCACAACCCGTTCGACGAGGAGCAGCGCCACCTCTCGACGATCCGCCTGCTCGCCAAGCTGCCGACCATCGCGGCCTACGCGTACAAGAAGTCGATCGGTCACCCGTTCGTCTACCCGCGCAACGACCTCGGCTACGTCGAGAACTTCCTGCGGATGACCTTCTCGGTCCCCGCCCAGGAGTACGACCTGGACCCGGTCGTCGTCTCCGCGCTCGACAAGCTGCTCATCCTGCACGCGGACCACGAGCAGAACTGTTCGACCTCCACCGTGCGTCTGGTCGGCTCCTCGCAGGCGAACATGTTCGCCTCGATCTCCGCCGGCATCTCGGCGCTGTGGGGCCCCCTGCACGGCGGCGCCAACCAGTCCGTGCTGGAGATGCTGGAAGGCATCCAGGCCAACGGCGGCGATGTCGACTCCTTCATCCGCAAGGTGAAGAACAAGGAGGACGGCGTCCGCCTGATGGGCTTCGGCCACCGGGTGTACAAGTCCTTCGACCCGCGCGCCAAGATCATCAAGGCCGCCGCCCACGACGTGCTGTCCGCGCTCGGCAAGTCCGACGAGCTGCTCGACATCGCGCTCAAGCTGGAGGAGCACGCGCTCTCCGACGAGTACTTCGTCTCGCGCAACCTCTACCCCAACGTGGACTTCTACACGGGCCTGATCTACCGCGCCATGGGCTTCCCGACCGAGATGTTCACCGTGCTCTTCGCGCTCGGCCGCCTCCCCGGCTGGATCGCCCAGTGGCACGAGATGATCAAGGAGCCGGGTTCCCGCATCGGCCGCCCGCGCCAGATCTACACCGGTGAGGTCCTGCGCGACTTCGTCCCGGTCGAGGGCCGCTGA